A genome region from Setaria italica strain Yugu1 chromosome III, Setaria_italica_v2.0, whole genome shotgun sequence includes the following:
- the LOC101763232 gene encoding pectinesterase inhibitor 28, translated as MASGSSSSPMLIPSFLALFLFSAGTGARAARQAPTASPAAKAPALDQVCGRLGSYYVTPALCASALCADPSAPCRAARDAPAVAALAARLAADNATAARDSIEAALLSSPSPSPAGPAAAPAGANTSAAAAARSCLQLYAGAVPALRWAAQAVAAGRYRGAREVLQAAQYVAAGCEGMAGDAAAALPRENGGFGDMAFVAHAVVASMAAD; from the coding sequence ATGGCGTCCgggtcctcctcctctcccatgCTCATCCCGTCCTTCCTCGCGCTGTTCCTCTTCTCAGCCGGCACCGGCGCTCGCGCCGCCCGGCAGGCTCCGACGGCGTCGCCAGCAGCAAAGGCGCCGGCGCTGGACCAGGTGTGCGGGCGGCTGGGCAGCTACTACGTCACGCCGGCCCTCTGCGCCTCCGCGCTCTGCGCCGACCCCTCCGCgccctgccgcgccgcgcgcgacgcccccgccgtggccgcgctcgccgcccgcctcgcgGCCGACAACGCCACGGCGGCCAGGGACAGCATCGAGGccgccctcctctcctccccgtcgccgtcgcctgcgggccccgctgctgctcctgccgGCGCCAAcaccagcgccgcggcggccgcgcggtcGTGCCTGCAGCTGTACGCGGGCGCGGTCCCGGCGCTGCGGTGGGCGGCGCAGGCCGTGGCCGCGGGACGGTACCGCGGCGCCCGCGAGGTGCTGCAGGCGGCGCAGTACGTGGCCGCCGGGTGCGAGGGCATggccggggacgccgccgccgcgctgccacGCGAGAACGGCGGCTTCGGCGACATGGCCTTCGTCGCGCACGCCGTCGtcgcctccatggccgccgacTGA
- the LOC101758909 gene encoding uncharacterized protein LOC101758909: MRASLRGASLILAAALVAVALCFGGATVAHSCHAIRDYVDEAFCVSRLRSVPGAASAYRHGHLLMAADLAAASGDPARGAAARMARGDPAARDALEACGFLYGVASVPALRLMRGYAAVRSWDAADSLYMLARQAGGDCDAALGSSAGRTMAGANREFDQLSTMATMLLKTFIPSS; this comes from the coding sequence ATGAGGGCCTCACTTCGGGGCGCGTCTctcatcctcgccgccgccctcgtcgcGGTGGCGCTCTGCTTCGGCGGCGCGACGGTCGCTCACTCATGCCACGCGATCCGCGACTACGTGGACGAGGCCTTCTGCGTGTCCCGGCTGCGTTCCGTCccgggcgccgcctccgcgtACCGGCACGGCCACCTCCTCATGGCGGCGGACCTCGCCGCGGCGAGCGGGGacccggcgcggggcgcggcggcgaggatggcgcGCGGCGACCCGGCGGCGCGGGACGCGCTGGAGGCGTGCGGGTTCCTGTACGGCGTGGCGTCGGTGCCGGCGCTGCGGCTCATGCGCGGGTACGCGGCGGTGCGGAGCTGGGACGCCGCGGACTCGCTGTACATGCTCGCGCGGCAGGCAGGGGGCGACTGCGACGCCGCGCTCGGGAGCTCCGCGGGCAGGACGATGGCCGGGGCCAACCGCGAGTTCGACCAGCTCTCCACCATGGCCACCATGCTGCTCAAGACCTTCATCCCTTCCAGCTAG
- the LOC101758503 gene encoding uncharacterized protein LOC101758503, which produces MTRTSLLAAPLILALAVALCFDVVAADAVADSCDAIRDFVDVSFCAARLRAVPGAAAADRHGHLLMAAYLAAASGAKAGRDAAAAAAAGGGREDPAARDALRACAFLYGAASVPALRLMRGYAAARSWGAARSLLLLAGKAGIGCDAAIAGTAAAAAGGMAAANREFKQLSSMATALINN; this is translated from the coding sequence ATGACGAGGACCTCACTTCTCGCCGCGCCTCTcatcctcgccctcgccgtcgcgctCTGCTTCGACGTcgtggccgccgacgccgtcgccgactCGTGCGACGCGATCCGCGACTTCGTCGACGTGTCCTTCTGCGCGGCCCGGCTGCGGGCCGTCccgggggcggccgccgcggacCGGCACGGCCACCTCCTCATGGCCGCGTACCTGGCCGCGGCGAGCGGGGCCAAGGCCGGCCGggacgcggccgccgcggctgcggcgggcggcgggcgcgaggaCCCGGCCGCGCGGGACGCGCTGCGGGCGTGCGCGTTCCTGTACGGCGCGGCGTCGGTGCCGGCGCTGCGGCTCATGCGCGGgtacgcggcggcgcggagctggGGCGCCGCGcggtcgctgctgctgctcgcggGGAAGGCCGGCATCGGGTGCGACGCCGCGATCGCGggcaccgcggcggccgccgcgggaggGATGGCGGCGGCCAACCGCGAGTTCAAACAGCTCTCCTCCATGGCCACCGCGCTCATCAACAACTAG
- the LOC101762821 gene encoding pectinesterase inhibitor 8 produces the protein MGTVRPLLAVAAALLCCCYGGAAPDTVADSCDAIRDFVDAAFCASRLRSVPGAAAADRHGHLLMAADLAAASGASARDAAAAMARDAEGTGGGGGGGGPAARDALEACAILYGSASVPALRLMRGYAAARSWGAARALLPLTGQAGIGCDAALAGAGTAAAAARMAGANREFDQLSTMATALLNKVS, from the coding sequence ATGGGCACGGTCCGCCCGCTcctcgccgttgccgccgcgcTCCTCTGCTGCTGCTACGGCGGTGCGGCGCCGGACACGGTGGCCGACTCGTGCGACGCGATCCGCGACTTCGTGGACGCCGCCTTCTGCGCGTCGCGGCTGCGGTCGGtgccgggcgccgcggcggcggaccggCACGGGCACCTGCTCATGGCCGCGGACCTGGCGGCCGCGAGCGGGGCCTCGGCgcgggacgccgcggcggcgatggcgcgcgACGCCGAGGggaccggtggcggcggcggcggcggcggcccggccgcGCGGGACGCGCTGGAGGCGTGCGCGATCCTGTACGGCTCTGCGTCGGTGCCGGCGCTGCGGCTCATGCGCGGAtacgcggcggcgcggagctggggcgccgcgcgcgcgctgctGCCGCTCACGGGGCAGGCCGGGATCGGGTGCGACGCCGCGCTCGCGGGAGCGggcaccgcggcggccgcggccaggATGGCCGGGGCGAACCGCGAGTTCGACCAGCTGTCCACCATGGCCACCGCGCTGCTCAACAAGGTGAGCTAG
- the LOC101762424 gene encoding uncharacterized protein LOC101762424, which yields MAASTLILSALLFAAAIASGAAGANTALDDVCALLGGYYVTPEACASALCHDPSSSPCAAARDAHAVAALAARLAAANATAARDSVRAAAAGEGAAAKKAGLLSCLQLYTGAAAALEWAAGSVAAGRYPGAREVLQAAQYVPSGCDGMATGAAMPAENGGFDMMVTVAHAVVASLSKGY from the coding sequence ATGGCTGCCTCGACTCTAATACTCTCCGCCCTCCTCTTCGCGGCCGCCatcgcctccggcgccgccggggcgaACACGGCGCTGGACGACGTGTGCGCGCTCCTGGGCGGGTACTACGTGACGCCGGAGGCCTGCGCGTCGGCGCTCTGCCACGACCCGTCGTCgtctccctgcgccgccgcgcgcgacgcgcacgcggtggcggcgctggcggcgaggCTCGCGGCGGCGAACGCGACCGCGGCCAGGGACAGCgtccgggccgccgccgcgggcgagggggcggcggcgaagaaggcGGGCCTGCTGTCGTGCCTGCAGCTGTacacgggcgcggcggcggcgctggagtgGGCGGCGGGGTCCGTGGCCGCCGGGCGGTACCCCGGCGCACGGGAGGTGCTGCAGGCGGCGCAGTACGTGCCCAGCGGGTGCGACGGCATGGCCACCGGCGCGGCGATGCCTGCGGAGAACGGCGGGTTCGACATGATGGTCACCGTCGCGCACGCCGTCGTCGCCTCCTTGTCCAAGGGCTACTGA